CAGAGCTTAACCAAGTGGTGCTTGAACTCATCTGTGAAAACCAAGCAGGTATTCCTGTTTACATGCAAGCACTGAGTGGCAACACCAATGATGCCAAGGCATTCGCTGAAGTCACTAAAAGACACATACATTGCCTAAAAGCCGCGCAAAATAGTCGTTACTTTATCGCTGATGCCGCCTTGTACACCGAAGAAAGCATCTCCTCGCTAGATGAGCAAAATCAAAAGTTCATTACCCGTGTACCCATGACCATCAAGCTCGCAAAACAAGCACTGTTTGCGCTAGAGCCAGAGCAATTAATCGCTATTGATGATGGCTACTCAGGATGTTGGATAGACTCGGATTACGGAAAGGTCAATCAACGTTGGTTGCTCGTTCACAGTGAACAGGCCACCAAGCGGGAAGAAATCACTTTCTTCAAGAACTTAGAGAAAAACATAGCAAAAGAAATCAAAGCGTTGGAAAAGCTAAGTAAAAAACCATTCGCTTGTGAAGTTGACGCAGAATTAGCGTTTAACGATTTCAAGAAACAATCTGACTTACTAGGGTTTGAACAAGGCACTCTCATCAAACTGCCGACTTACTCTCATTCGGGCCGCCCAAAGACAGATGAAGCACCGACAGGATACCAATACTTTATCGAAGCCGCTCCCTTCACCGACCTAGAAAAAGTAAAACTGGCTAAGCTCAAAGTAGGCATGTTTATCCTCGCGACAAATGACACCGACAATGAAGAACTCACCATGACGGCTCTTCTAGCACATTACAAATCGCAACAAAAAGTCGAGCGCGGCTTCCGCTTTCTAAAAAGCCCTGAATTTTTAACCTCTTCCATCTTCTTGAAAAAGCCTGAACGCATTGAAGCGTTGCTAATGATAATGACGTTGAGCTTGCTTGTTTACGCCAGTTTAGAACACAAAATCAGAGAGCAACTCGCACAAACCGAAGCGTTCTTCCCAAGTATGGTAAAGAACAAGACGACCTCCAGACCGACGGCACGTTGGGTCTTCTTGCAATTCGAAGGCATAGATACGCTAGAGATTAACGGCCAACGGTTCATCACTGGACTTCAAGATCACCAAACACAACTACTCAAATTACTCGGTAGATTCTATGAGGTAGTTTATTCCTAAATTAGCTGCGGAATGTCGGCTTGATATTAACCGGCTCTTTGATACCTTCCATACAGCCATAAACCTAGCAACACTAAACTAGGTAAATACCAAGACATCGAAGGGTCATTGTACTTATTGACCAAAAGGTGTACAAAATTAATAAACAAAGTTAATTCACATGCTATGTAACTAACAAATAATGTTTTTAGCCATTCTAAAAGCTTTTCAGTATTTGATTTAAACCATACCTGTTCGTCCAATATAAAGGTCAAAGACACAAGAAACGCAACAAACACGCAAACTATTCGAAGCGGATTTACTTCAAAAAGGTCTATTGATACATTCAATAGAAAGTTACTTAGCAGAAGTAGTTGAAGAAGTGGCATCCCGTCCTCTTTGCAAAAGGGCTTATATTAAGTTCACCAGTTGTGGTTTTCTTGGTTGGAAATTTCGATAGCAAGCTAACGCCGCGTTAAGGGGTGAATGCCGCATAAACCAAGCTTCCGCAGGCCACTTTCACCACCAAAACTCACTGCAAACCAAAAATGCCACGCGGCATGAATCCCTCTTTAACGCTTTGTTATGTGCTTTAATTTTTCTGCAACTATATCTTCTATATGATAATTGATATCAAATGCCTTTGCCGCAACCTCTAACACTTCTTGATGGCTCATTCCATTGTGAATATAACGTTCTTTCTTTATATTTAACTCATGGACAAGATAGCTGTATATAATAATTTGACCATGAATTTCATTCAGATCACTGCTAGTCAACTTTATTTGAGAATTAAATTTTTCGCCTATAAAAACAAGCTGCTTATTAACAGCTTCTATATTTGCCAACAAGGCTCGAACGCCATCTCTATAGCCAATTTCAAAGTCTTCAATTACTGAGTAAAAAGTATCTTCGATTGGTTTACCCTCGATTTTTGTAGGCAGTGACAATAGTTTAAACTGACCTTGGTTGATTAAACTTGCCTCTTCTAATATGGCTGAACAGTATGCACTATTTATCGATTGCAAATCTTTCACTCTCCTAGATTCTAAATCTCGGATAAGACAGAATAATTTTTTCTTTTTCCGTTCAATCTCAGTTTTACTTTTCCATCGTTCTTGCTGCTTACCTAGAAAAAATCCCCCTAAAAGGGTAATTATTGCAATGATAAACTCTTTCATCTCAACCTCACCTTCATACTTAGCACATAACGCCGCGTTAAGGGGCGCAGGCACGCAATACAAAAGCTACCGCACACTGCCGTAACCACTAAACCCAACGCAAACTGAAAATGCCACGCGTGCCAAGTCCCTCTTGAACGCTTTGTTATGCTTAAGCTTCAATGGCTTACGTTTTACCCAAACCAAGATTAACTCGACTTTGATTCACAAACAAAAACCAAAACGTAGAAAACAGAAATGACGCATAATTTTGAAAATCAGACTTTGAACTTTGGCTGTCAAAACTCAAAAACCTAAGATCAAATTTCTGATTGAGCCAACCGCCCTAACCTCGCGCTTACCCAAAAATTGACTGAGGCAAATCTCAGAATTTTTAGCGCCAAAGAATAAGTGTCCAGAAAACAGCGCCCACTGAAGCTAACTTGCCGACAAACTCGAAACCAACAAGCCGAGGGAGCAAAGAAAAACCATAACCCACTGCTTTAAAATGATTAAGCATAACGCCGCGTTAAGGGGTGAATGCCGCATAAATCAACTTTCTGCAAACCACTTTCACTACCAAATTTCACTGCATACCAAAAATGCCACGCGGCATGAATCCCTCTTGAACGCTTTGTTATGTTTAAGCTTCAACGGCTTACGTTTTACCAAAACCACGATTAACTCAGCGTTGACTCACAAACAAAAGCCAAGACCAAAAAAACTGAAATGACTCATAGATTTGAAAAACAGACTTCGAATTTTGGCAATTCAAGCCCAAAAACTTGTGGTCAAAATACGGATTAAGCCAGCCGCACCTACCTCGCGCTTACTCGAAAATTGACTGAGGCAACATTCTGAATTTCCAGCGCCAAAGAATAAATGTCCGGAAAGCAGCGCCAAGTGAAGCCACTTTGCCGACGAGCACAAAATCAACAAGCCGAGGGAGCAAAGAAAAGATACAACCAACTGATTTGACGTGATTAAACATAACGCCCTGTTAAGTAGTGAGGCATGCACTACAAAAGCTTCTGCAACACTACGTAATCACTAAAACCGCTGCAAACCAAAAATGCCACGCATGCCGAATCTGCTTGAACAGTTTGTTAGCTTAAATTTCAGCACCTTAGATTTACTAAGCCCGAGATTAACCTGATTTGGAAAACCAACAAACCACTTGAGTTTTGAAACCCGAATTGGCTCAAACTTTGTGACCTTTCATGCGATTTGAAAAACCGAAAATTTTGAGAAATCACTTTCAGAAAACTCAAAGCGAATGCAAAACTTCCAAAGCGACTTTGAGCCAAGCTTGCTAACCTCGCGCAATCCCAAAATTCAATTGAGGCAACAACTCAAGATTCACATTGGCAAACAATGTTGATTTGCCGAAAAACCTGGGCGAATTGCCAAAGGAAGAAAGAAAAGACCACAACCACTTGATTTTTATTGTTTTAAGCTAACGCCGCGTTAAGGGGTGCAGGCACGCAATACACAAGTTACCGCACAATGCCGTAACCACCAAACCTAACGCAAACTGAAAATGCCACGCGTGCCAAATCCCACTTGAACGCTTTGTTATGCTTAAGCTTCAATGACTTACGTTTTGATAAAACCAAGATTAACTCGGCCTTGATTCACAAGCAAAAGCCAAAACCTAAAAAACGGAAATGACTCATGATTTTGAAAATCAGACTTTGAAATTTGGCTGCTAAAACTTAAAAACCTAAGTTCAATTTGCTGATTGCGCCAACCGCCCTAACCCCGCGCTTACCCGAAAATTGATTGAGGTATTTCTCTGAATTTCCAGCGCCAAAGAAAAAGTGTCCGGAAAATAGCACCCACTGAAGCCAACTTGCCGACAAACTCAAAACTGAAAAGCCAAAGGAACAAAGAAGAACCATAACCCACTGATTTTGCGTGATTAAGCATAACGCCCGCTTAAGGGGCAGACAACGCTACTACCAAGCTTCCGCACAACACCGTAATCACAAAAACCAACGCATAGTAAAAATGCCACGCGTTGGCTGTCCCTCTTGAAGCGTTTGTTATGTGCATATCGGTGCAAAATACGCTAACTTTCTTGTATTTTCTGTATCGAAATACCTGCAATACCTACCAATGCCCACTTTGCCGATGAAATGAGCCAATAGAAATAACTTTCATTTGAGTTCACTGTAGAAGCAACCAAAAATATGCAAATTGATGCGAATAATATTAACACCCATCCTAAGCCTTTCGGTTGAAAAACCTTCGTTAAAAGTAGTTGAATGACGTAGCACACTGCCAGTGCAATAAGAAGAGAAACACTGACGTTAAGCAACTCATTTTCAAATAGCCTTTCCATTTAACCACCTGCATGATTGCGATTGATTACTAAAATACAAACTAACATTTTTCCATACTGCTATTTCAAAACAACTATCTGATTATATGGATAATATTTATTGTTGACTCATGCACATAACGCCCGCTTAAGGGGCAGACAACGCTACTACTAACTTCCCGCATAACACCATAATCACGAAACCTAACGTATGATAAAAATGCCACGCGTTGGCTGTCCCTCTTGAAGCGTTTGTTATGTAACAATATTTTCCATCAGGTATATGTGATCAGCATACATTTGACCACCAATTCCATATGCATCAGGAATAACACTATGTAATGTGAATCCACTTTTGATTAATACTTTTTCCGAACCCAGATTACCTTCAGTAACTACAGCGGAAAAACTGTTTAGGCAAAACTGTTTTCGGGAATATTCGACTAAAGCTCGTAATGATTCAGTTCCATAACCTCGACCGTGGAAACTAGGTAAAAACATAAAACCAACTTCAGCAGTTC
The Vibrio navarrensis DNA segment above includes these coding regions:
- a CDS encoding GNAT family N-acetyltransferase, giving the protein MSPISEDDWSLFHTLHTDPEVISLCFDEPTLLEIQSKFRSRLEPWTPDSSHCYCLVASELETGIKVGITGYCIQNGTAEVGFMFLPSFHGRGYGTESLRALVEYSRKQFCLNSFSAVVTEGNLGSEKVLIKSGFTLHSVIPDAYGIGGQMYADHIYLMENIVT
- a CDS encoding IS1634-like element ISSpu7 family transposase translates to MSTHPVIKRLDHLGLIAAFCHEIGLPRMIDAVIPKYSDHNVSHGDAVLAMLLNGLGFHSRTLHMFSDFFKTKPVSKLLAKDIEAHHLTDDVLGRTLDALYEADVSALYQVIAERVVDKLGLTTDSVHLDITSFHVDGEYAQDENTNVIKLVRGYSRDHRPELNQVVLELICENQAGIPVYMQALSGNTNDAKAFAEVTKRHIHCLKAAQNSRYFIADAALYTEESISSLDEQNQKFITRVPMTIKLAKQALFALEPEQLIAIDDGYSGCWIDSDYGKVNQRWLLVHSEQATKREEITFFKNLEKNIAKEIKALEKLSKKPFACEVDAELAFNDFKKQSDLLGFEQGTLIKLPTYSHSGRPKTDEAPTGYQYFIEAAPFTDLEKVKLAKLKVGMFILATNDTDNEELTMTALLAHYKSQQKVERGFRFLKSPEFLTSSIFLKKPERIEALLMIMTLSLLVYASLEHKIREQLAQTEAFFPSMVKNKTTSRPTARWVFLQFEGIDTLEINGQRFITGLQDHQTQLLKLLGRFYEVVYS